Proteins from a single region of Thunnus albacares chromosome 16, fThuAlb1.1, whole genome shotgun sequence:
- the rsph3 gene encoding radial spoke head protein 3 homolog, giving the protein MAFVSHNQRDPNGTYTFSSRPRPVETRSKYREPPSEQAHSNYGNIMYDRRVVRGNTYAQHIIPTTAQPDPAEIQRQQEIRRRAMARKRAMEQLRPRTPEALQGRKHIDVQTDLYLEELSDVIVATDIECQTDAFLDRPATPLFIPAKSGKDVQTQIEEGELFDFDREVQPVLEVLVGKTIEQSLLEVMEEEELARLRAQQRAFEELRNAELEEVQRLQEQERRHSEEKERRIAQQKEVLKKERETAEKIAARAYTQKYLADLLPAVFTSLRSHGYFYDPVEKDIETNFFPWLMDEVNNSLEKRYTARELLDTIIYDVAQKRLELFRDLQS; this is encoded by the exons ATGGCTTTTGTTTCACACAACCAGAGAGATCCAAACGGAACTTACACTTTCTCAAGTCGCCCCAGGCCGGTGGAGACCCGCTCCAAATACAGAGAGCCTCCGTCAGAACA GGCACACAGTAATTATGGAAACATTATGTATGATCGTCGCGTTGTCAGAGGAAACACGTACGCTCAACACATCATACCGACT ACGGCCCAGCCAGACCCAGCTGAAATACAAAGACAGCAAGAGATCAGGAGGAGAGCCATGGCTCGTAAACGGGCCATGGAGCAGCTCAGACCCAGGACTCCCGAGGCCCTGCAGGGCAGAAAACACATTGATGTGCAAACAG ACCTTTACCTTGAAGAACTGAGTGATGTCATAGTGGCTACAGATATTGAGTGCCAGACCGATGCTTTTCTGGACAGACCAGCAACTCCACTATTCATACCTGCTAAATCCGGCAAAGATGTTCAAACACAAATAGAGGAAGGAGAG TTGTTTGACTTTGACAGGGAGGTGCAGCCAGTGTTGGAGGTCCTGGTGGGTAAGACAATCGAGCAGTCACTgctggaggtgatggaggaggaggagctggccCGTCTGAGGGCCCAGCAGAGGGCCTTCGAGGAGCTCCGAAACGCTGAGCTGGAGGAGGTGCAGCGGCTACAGGAGCAGGAGAGACGCCACAGTGAGGAAAAG GAGCGTAGAATTGCCCAGCAGAAGGAAGtgctgaagaaagaaagagagactgcAGAGAAGATTGCTGCGCGGGCGTACACACAGAAGTACTTGGCTGACCTTCTACCAGCAGTCTTTACTTCACTGAGGAGCCATGGCTACTTTTATGACCCCGTGGAGAAAG ATATTGAGACTAATTTCTTCCCATGGCTGATGGATGAGGTTAACAACAGTTTGGAGAAGAGATACACAGCAAGAGAGCTGCTGGACA CCATCATCTACGACGTTGCCCAGAAAAGGCTGGAGCTCTTCAGAGACCTGCAGTCTTAG